One window of the Brachyhypopomus gauderio isolate BG-103 unplaced genomic scaffold, BGAUD_0.2 sc46, whole genome shotgun sequence genome contains the following:
- the dolpp1 gene encoding dolichyldiphosphatase 1: MASEEQCSAPPRWRSISLTHVEYPSDDLTGQILAYSSLLPMAILVGFVTLIVFKRELHTISFFGGLVINEGLNWVLKHIVQEPRPCAGGHGSLTTEYGMPSSHSQFIWFFVIYSFLFLYLRMHQTNNARCVELLWRHVLSIILLGVALCVSYSRVYLLYHTWSQVIYGGVAGVVVGVVWFFVTQEVLTPTFPKIAAWPISEFFLIRDTSLIPNILWFEYTVTRSEARNRQRKLGTKLQ; the protein is encoded by the exons ATGGCGTCGGAAGAGCAGTGCTCGGCACCACCTCGATGGCGGTCGATATCGTTAACCCACGTCGAGTACCCGAGCG atgATCTGACGGGACAGATACTGGCCTACAGCAGTCTGTTGCCCATGGCGATCCTTGTTGGCTTCGTCACACTCATCGTCTTCAAGAGGGAGCTGCACACG ATCTCCTTCTTTGGTGGTTTGGTGATAAACGAAGGGCTGAACTGGGTACTGAAGCACATAGTCCAGGAGCCCCGCCCATGTGCAG GCGGTCACGGCTCCCTGACGACAGAGTACGGAATGCCGTCCAGCCACTCCCAGTTCATCTGGTTCTTCGTCATCtactccttcctcttcctctattTAAG AATGCATCAAACAAACAATGCCAGATGTGTGGAGTTGCTATGGAGACATGTCCTGTCAATCATCCTactgggtgtggcgttgtgcgTGTCGTATAGCAG AGTTTACCTTCTCTATCACACGTGGAGTCAGGTGATCTATGGGGGTGTGGCCGGagtggtggtgggagtggtctgGTTTTTCGTCACGCAGGAAGTGCTGACGCCGACCTTCCCCAAGATTGCAGCCTg gccCATTTCTGAGTTTTTCCTCATACGGGATACGAGTCTCATTCCAAACATCCTGTGGTTCGAATACACAGTCACCAGATCAGAAGCCAG AAACAGACAACGAAAACTGGGAACAAAACTTCAATGA